One window of the Arthrobacter sp. D5-1 genome contains the following:
- a CDS encoding CapA family protein, with protein MKTMGNITSAAERIRRSRAMLVTITALAALSLGACGVIAETDNQDRSTAASAPASESPKPTRTPAPNPTPGKGPACPALRCTSITVTGDMLVHTQLWQQARADAAAAGLPGYTFVPLLEGQRRYIRNSDLAICHQETPVATPEGPFSAYPSFNVPPQIITASKEVGYQACTTASNHTIDRGTDGLLRTLDALDAAGLKHTGSYRTEAESKEILMLQTEAAKVAVIIGTYGHNGQIPEYPWLVDELDPAAMIAKATQAKALGADIVLGVMHAGDEYASEANAQQQDVAHALVDSGQFTMIYGHHTHSVLPIENYKGTWIVYGLGNGVTELSPWYVLNNEGLLVRAQFSQNAAGAWTASDLAWAPSVIVRDPYRWCSVASDAPQGVCASPAADAATYQRTKEVVESMGAATAGAHELLITKEK; from the coding sequence ATGAAAACCATGGGGAACATCACATCTGCGGCAGAACGGATCCGTCGTTCACGGGCCATGCTCGTGACAATCACCGCCTTGGCTGCATTGTCGCTGGGCGCCTGTGGCGTCATTGCCGAGACTGATAACCAGGACCGCAGCACGGCGGCCTCTGCTCCCGCGTCGGAGTCCCCAAAGCCAACCCGCACTCCTGCGCCTAACCCCACTCCCGGCAAAGGCCCAGCGTGCCCCGCACTTCGTTGTACCTCCATCACCGTGACCGGCGACATGCTGGTCCACACCCAGTTATGGCAACAGGCAAGGGCCGACGCCGCGGCGGCCGGCCTTCCCGGGTACACATTCGTGCCCCTCCTTGAAGGACAGCGGCGCTATATCCGCAACAGCGACCTCGCCATCTGTCATCAGGAAACACCGGTGGCGACGCCCGAAGGGCCCTTCTCGGCCTATCCGTCCTTCAACGTCCCGCCGCAGATCATCACCGCCTCCAAGGAGGTTGGCTACCAGGCCTGCACCACGGCGAGCAACCACACCATTGACCGAGGGACCGACGGGCTTCTGCGGACGCTCGATGCCCTGGACGCAGCCGGACTCAAGCACACAGGCTCCTACCGGACCGAAGCGGAGTCCAAGGAAATCCTGATGCTCCAAACGGAGGCTGCCAAGGTGGCAGTCATCATCGGTACCTACGGCCACAACGGCCAGATCCCCGAGTACCCGTGGCTGGTGGACGAGCTTGATCCCGCAGCCATGATCGCCAAGGCAACGCAAGCCAAGGCGTTGGGAGCGGACATCGTCCTGGGAGTGATGCACGCAGGCGACGAATATGCCAGCGAAGCCAATGCCCAGCAGCAGGATGTTGCGCACGCGTTGGTGGACAGCGGGCAGTTCACCATGATCTACGGGCACCACACACACTCTGTGCTGCCGATCGAAAACTACAAGGGCACGTGGATTGTGTACGGACTGGGCAACGGTGTCACCGAGCTGTCGCCCTGGTACGTACTCAATAACGAAGGGCTGCTGGTGAGGGCCCAGTTCAGCCAGAACGCCGCCGGTGCGTGGACCGCTTCGGACCTTGCATGGGCACCTTCGGTGATTGTCCGCGATCCCTACCGATGGTGCTCAGTGGCCAGCGACGCTCCACAAGGAGTCTGCGCATCACCGGCAGCCGACGCTGCCACTTACCAACGAACCAAAGAAGTGGTTGAGTCCATGGGCGCCGCGACGGCAGGCGCGCATGAACTGCTGATCACCAAGGAGAAGTAG